From the genome of Daphnia pulicaria isolate SC F1-1A chromosome 5, SC_F0-13Bv2, whole genome shotgun sequence:
TAATAAAATCAACTATTTTTGGCTCAGTCCATGTGTGTTTCCACTCACTTCTGATAGAGAGACTATGCCAATAAGTCGACCAATTGTGGTGACGTAAGCGCGATTGACGCCCAACAATGAGAACATGGAGTGGACTTTGAGCAACGAGGTTCGTTCAACCAGCTGAAAGGGAGCTGGATCGACGTGGCATTTGTGGAAATCTACTGGTTTCAACATTTCGCTTTCTTCCcattctttcttctcctcGGGCGTCATATCGTTTAATTTGTGCTGtcgtataaaaataatttaatgaaaTAGTACTTTTTTAATCAAGAAAAAGGGCTATTACCGATACACCGACATTTTTGAATGGGCTAGGACTAGTCGGCGGTGATGTGGCAGTAGCAAAGTTAAAGATACCTCCGTTAGCCGACGATTTCCGGATGAAAGCACCGATGGCTTGACGGAATTTgctgtaaaaacaaaatccgTTAAAATTGTTAAGGAAGTAATAAGAGAAGGGGGGAGAAATAACAAGTTTTTATACAATTTCTTAAAGGTCATTAATTAAGGTGTGAATACTGACCTTCCTTCTGACCCAGTTATCGTTGAATTTGGGGTAGTTTGAATCGTTTGTTGAGATGATTTTGACCGAATCGAACTAAatctatttccctttttcagaATAGATTTTCTCGGTTGCGCTTCCTAAGTTGAAAATGTACAAACGTTAGTGTTGAAATAGAGCACATCAATGGGTCAGTCGTTCCCATACTTCGTCTGTTTCAGTTGACTGAATTGAAACGGGGGTTTGCGGCTCGGGTGACGGCAGTAACGTAATCAGCTGGAGTTGCTGGAGATGTTGCGATGAACGCTGAATTGCAGTATCGGTTATTAAGCCATTTCCCAAATCATCCGGCGCTTTCACAACTTCGAATCGCGaagtctgctgctgttgctgcttggCGGGATCGTGTGTCAACGACGATTCTTCGGTTTCACCCAGACGACAGCATGGTGGGGGATCGAGGTTGATGGGGATAATATGTCCGAAACTCCTACTCATGAATGACATACTACGtgctttgtttaaattttagctcaTTCCAACAAGCTGGCTTACCTCGACTGAATTTCTATTTGCCGCTGTGCGGCCATTTTCACGCGACGGTCATGTCCAATGTGTCGCTTTACCAGTTCAATCAGCTCTCCTCGTTGAATAGATCCAAGGAGAACCATATGTCCTGTTTGAACGAATTATTTAGTTACGAGGAAAATGTCAACCGTATAATCAGGAAGTAACAAACTTGGGTTATCGACAAGTGGGAACGATCGGATTTTCGGTTTATCCTTGATAACGGTTTTCAATTCCTGGTAAGTCATGCCATTCCAAATGTACTTGATGTTACGATTCATGAAATCCTCGACAAAAATGTCGTAAGCAGCTGTTAGAAAATTAGCAAGACAATCAATCAATTAAAAGTGAAATAGGaattaatcaattttcttGATCACATACCACTGCTGGATGAGATGATGCCGGGCAAATAAGGCAGTTTCTTAATCATAATAATTGAATCATAAAGAGAAGGTTGAAGTAGAGTCGAAATTGCGTTAGAAACGAGAACGGCAACAAGGACAGGGATGATGTGCTGAATTTGTCCAGTCATTTCAGAAACAACGACGCAAATCGAAATTGAATGGGTCACTCCGGCGGAAAAAGCCGCTGCCCCTACAATGGCGTAACCACCTGCGGATGCGTGAAAAGCCAACCGGTTTAggttttttccatttccaatGAACTTGCAAGTATtatgtattttcttatgtCTACTGGGCATACCTGGAAGGATAGGTGATATGACGGATCCTATGCGAATACCTTCTGGGAACCAAAGATGCATGGCCTCGCCAATGATACGCCCAAAAGCCGCTCCTATCTTAAAGATTGGGATGAGACTGCCGGATGGGACTGGAAGAGTAGAGGCCAAAACCGTTAGAAAGAACTGCCAAAACAAAGAACCGTTATATGAAACATTGAGCAATAATGGTGTAAGTATAGTAGCGGGTGTCAGTACCGTTGTAGCCATGTAGATCCCAAGTGTTACAAAAATGTTGCTATACTCATTGGTCCAGTGAGAAACAATTTCAGACTGTTCCGCCGTTAAATCGTCACTCATCCAGGTAAAGTTGGAGAACAAGCTCATAATTTGTTGTCTGGTCGTCAAGGTTGATACCAAGAACTGGCCCAGGCCCGGCGGGAAGTACAAGGTTGCGATGAAAAGCGAAACCACGGCCGGATAGATAAAACGACTGGGTCGgatcgaataataataataaagaaaaagatagtGCAAAGTTAGTAAGACGAGAGTTGTTTGCTGTTCATTTCGGCTATGGGAGACGACAAGCGTAAACTGAGATGAATAACAACAATGCGAGACTTACTTCTTTTGAAGGAATGAGctgattcttttgtttttccgcaTAAAAAGGACATACTTCCGGTGACATAGGACAAAAAGAGCCCCCGATAAGCCGCCAAAAGCCCTGATTTCAAAAGTCAATAATTTGATAAGTTGACGACGTGTTAGAAAacgacaaataaatttttatattttctcacCCGATAAGCGCGTAAATGAATAGTTCGTGAGGATCGTAAGGAAAGTCAACCCGGAAATCCGTGCGAAACATGGCAGTCAAAGTctctaattaaaataattttaaaaaacaatttaagaaAGCGAAAGTTGGAATAATTGATGGCGGATGTTTACCTTCTGTTTCGAGCCAATAAGCCTATAGCAAAACATATAAGGCAAAGATCCGAAAGTTACTAAACAAGTCAAACAGATAAAAGTTCATCTCAAATGTATATCATACCAATAAGCGAAACATGAGAGCCCCAAAAACGGCAGAAAAGAAGCCGCGCCAGTAATTGCGAATGGCGAAATAAACGGACGTGACTTCAATACTAAACAATACGcctataagaagaaaaaaatttatgaatgaGAAATCTAATCCGAAAAATCAATCGTAATTATAGTACCTCCAATTGGAGCTGCAAAATTGCAGGACACACCCACAGCGCAAGCAGCTGCCAGCATTTCACTGTTTCTTGACTCATTCTCGTAGATTCCTTTGAAGGATGTCACTAATTTTGACATGAGAGTCGCCACTATACTGGCGATGTGTACCAGTGGGCCCTAAATCAAATGATTGCAACTATACAATTGATTGTTTAACAAATAATCCGGTAAAATCATTATTACCTCTTTACCCAGTGGCATTCCACTACCAAGTACAGCAGTCAAAGCTACAATTTTAGCTATTCCGGTGCGGAAAGTCAAATATTCTTTGAGAACAACACCTCGCAAAATTGTTTTCATCTCCGGAATTCCAGAgcctgaaattaaaaattgtaaaatctttttcaaagATAAATAATCAATTTAAAGATTTACCGATAGCTTGGGGGGCTAGTAAGTAAACAAATCCAGCAGAAAATAAGACAAGGAAGACTGGCAAGCAAATCCAGGAGAGATAGCGCACCGCCGGATCGTTTGTCAATTCAAAATACATCCACATCCgagctaaacaaaaaataataatagtaaaaattagaaaactaAAACACCTGCCAGAATTTTTAAGAAGTGTGCTCACCTGTGTTACACAGATTGACTCCGTAATCCATGATGTAACTCAGCAAAGCCATGATGCTACCGAGAAGAGCCAAAAATATCCAGTCCTCTCCGATTTTGGCAAAAGTGTGGCGCCATGTGTAGGATACGACCCGGAAAAGTCGCGATGTCCATTTGCCCCGATAAGACCacaattctttatttcttatctTTTCCTCCCTCTTGTTGTTCTTTTGCAGTTCGCGTAGTTCAGCAGCTTGCTCTCGAGCGTATTCACCCAAACTGCGAGTGTACCGGCCGTACATCTTAGCATAGCACCAAACGCCAGGGTCAaattaaaagaatgaaaaggaaagaaaataacgacGTTATTTCGAGGATAGTAGCAATCAGTACGAGTCATGGAGGATTGGGAATTAGGATACGGACTGACGCTCAACTGCAAATTAGTCGGCGCATTTATTTGACTTTGCCTAGCCAGATCGTCTTCACTTTCATCCAATCAGATTAAGGAAGATGCGACAATGGCCTCATGTAGTATAGGAGGATATGAAATCATCATCCCAAGGAGAGCAATCGATCAGCAGCGAGAGTTGTGTTCACCAAATCATCCAATCACAGAGCAGTGTAAACACAAACTCATCTTCCAAACACCCCTCCCTCTTTGCTTCCATCAGCAGGAAGGACGGATCCATTCAAGACAAGACTGGCCATTTCACAAGTCATCAGCCCCCCTCCCCATGTAAACTTAATAGCGCCACTCTACCGAGTAGGAAAAGGGTTTTTTGACCGCATTATCGGACAATCACAGCTAGAAAACATTAATTACGTAACAGACAACAAGGAAGTAGTAATTGCATGGATTGGTGTAACAATGGACCCATCAACCTGTTAATGGCTGAAATGTCTCGATAGATTTCATAATGACCAAAGTCGCCATGATTTACGAGCGGATGGTAATCCGACCAAGGAATGAAAGAGGCTATTATTAATATCTCataaaaaccaattattttgttgtcCAAGACTGTGTTAAAAACTATCGTCACTTTTATAATTTGTCGGGGGTCGTTCTGGTTTCTACCGGTTTCATCGAGTTAATGGGAAAGAGGAAAGGATAAAACTGCATGGCCATCATCTCGACAAGGGAATCTTAAACTACAAATGCTGTTTTGTTCAGAAAAAGGGCTATAGCATGTATGTGTGTTGTTCTCACTATGTTAGAGTGTCAAAGACTATCTGACATTCGAGATATGTGTTTTGGATAACGCGTTCATTCATCATTCTGTGATGTCTTTCAAAACAAGATCACAGTCGGACATGGCGaagtatagtatagtatacaCGTGTATTGGATATGAATCGACCATCTCATTTCCCTAACTACTTCTCATGCCATCAGCATTGGCTAGTAATAAGATGACTGGTCAGATATTCGACATACTACACTGGGTAGCTAGCTAGCGTATCGGATGGTTTGGCCAcccagcacaaaaacaattcccAGTAGTAATGTAGTAGCATTGCTGTTTTCACATGTATATAGTACCGTAGTGGAGAAAGTCACAAAAGCAGATCCGGATCTTGTTCACGGTAGTTTGGTCTTAAATGTCCCCCAGGCATTCGGAGAAAATAGGCCGAAgttaaaagaaggaaaaaagggaatttcgtGGGAGGgttttccccattttctttaaaaaaccacAAGGCCGTGTGTATACTGTATATCCAAGTTTGAGGTTAACAATAGCTACTACTGTCTTTTACGGTTGTTGGGATGCCCTTAGTTACACGCAAGAAAATGGGGTCGTTTTCACTTATAGCTCCCGGCTACGAGGGGAAAACAACCGAAGATTTTTAAACGGACAGACCAGCGACTTATAACTAGGAGATGATGTCAAACGAaacaaagaaatggatttcataaataaaaatctcaTCGTGAACGACAAGATTAAGTCCTATAACGACAAGAGTTCAATGAACTATGCCTCTAAATAAATATGGAGGGGGGTTATTGTATTCAAACATTTCCCGTGTAAAACCACGAAGGCTAACAATAATACACACGTCTATGGGATTTTAAACAAGGTCGAATGCACTGCTGATCAGTGTCCTCGAGCATCTTTTTTGGCAAGGGCAAAACATAAAGAATAAAggacgattttcttttctagacgAGAGGGTCAGAATGAGGGTAGAAAGATGTTGCTGGGCAAATCGACCCAGTACGACCCAGAGATGTCGCCGAGTTCTTTGAACTATTCCCACAAAGCTtagaacaataacaaaaaccgCTAGTCGGTGATTAACATTTGGTCTATACTTTTGGGTATAATTAAAGACAATGATATTCAAAATGGCTAATCTTTTGTGTTCGAGAAAGCCGGTCTCTCCCCACATCGTAAAAATGACAGTTGCTGCAGCCGACAGCAAATTTTGACAGTTGACGAATGTCGTTTGACAAAGTAAATTAATTCACTCCATTAGTGAACCAAGGGGACACAATCTAACACTAATAAAAATATAGCAATGTTGGAACTTACCACAGTTGTTTGGTATCCCATTTCGAGTTCGCATGATGATGTCTGTGTTTTTTCGTCAGTCGCCATGTTTTGAAACCTTCGATCAGATGTTTTCGATGACTGAAGcaataatcaagaaaaacaattgagTTCCAGTGTGCGTTATATAAAAGTGCAAACACTAATTTACTTTCAAAACGTCGTTTATGTCAACTGGGGGTGGGCTGAAATGTGTCTAGTCTCGGAGGCAGACCGGCCATACACTGAGGGTTAGAGGCTGTGCCACTGCACTTCTTCTaccctcttctttttcaaaaaaagatttttgtctGGGGCCAAGTTCATCTagtacagtaaaaaaaaggtgcaGGGCGCCAGGACCACCTTCACCCCATCTGGACGATAACAAAAGCAAAATCTAAATATACAGCCCTATTCCTCCCTATCCCACTCGGCCACTCTtacgtatacacacacagcccCAAGGCTAGACATCATCATCCGTTTTCGATATGCATATCAACATTGACGATTTTATTGCACCCATCcctatgattttttaaataacaggcGTAACAGGAAGCTTTTGTTTAGAAAGTAATATGAGTTCAATGAATTCACATTTCCCTATAAGCAGTGCAGTTTTCACCTTGTTTATTACCTCTTATGTAATAGTacagaaaatgttgaattaaGTTTATGTAACACAAGATATTGTATTCTGATCTCTCTTTAATTGTTTCCGTTTGGAATGAAATCCCTGCCATTAAACTCACggaattattaattttgaGTAGCTTATTAATATTAACTGAGATTGAAAATGAATGGCATCCGTAATCTCTGCGCTCGAAATTCGGAATaacaatttgttgttttttccatttccgACAGGCGGaaaaatattctgtttcaTGCGTATTAACGAGTGAATTAAAGCTTCTTTCGCAATAAATTCATTAATTCATAACGCGCTGCAGATTCCCGAGCACACTGGAAGCATGATTTATTTGCCACAATTCTCACATCAAATATAGGCATAGTTTTTCACAACATACAATAACATgatgataaaaacaaaaagtgttaATCAAAGCCGGATGAAAGACgttgaaaaatgaatccaATTTTATCGACtcaaaacacacaaaattcCTATTAAACACAAGATTCTAATATATGGGTTATTATTTCGTTGTTCAACTCAATTGCTCCACCATTTCGAATCATCAATACATGTACAAAGAAAGTGGCTCTTCTGACATTTATTTCTACCATACTCATTTTTTAATAGATATATATAATGGGATAAAAGGTTGGGGCGGATTTGAGGTTCAGAGAAGAGCAGGGAATGAATTGTGAGATGCGTCCCCCcggttaaaattttaaaatcttgtTCCAGTAGTTTCTTACGGGTATAAGTTCATGCTATAAGAGCATGCTGCTGCGCTGGTCTTTTCCTGTCCAATCAAACACATTATAACGATTCTACactacaattaattttttttaaatggtacaCATATAATAATACAGCAATTGtgatactttttaaaaaatttgcgatagccaagaaaaatatttgaaaagagaCTTTACATTATTCGTGTTAGTctatatgtatgtgtgtgctgGGTAAGGTTGGTCGAGGGAAAGATTAAAACatttaagaaataagaataaaataacaCAGATAAAAACGCGTACACGCTGAACGTTCACGAAGGTTAAAAATTGACACGCACACATCTATCGGGATTTTACACATTTTGCGTTGAAAAATTGGCTGTTTTTGCTACACCACGTTTGGattatttttcacgttttctgattttttctaatgacacattttaaaaaaggcactgtTCCAGTCGACCTTACAACTGCATTCGCTCGTCTATATAGTAAAACCTGTGCTATCCGCTAGGAATAATACCGAATACACCGCTCATTATTACATACTGCTTGCTTATCTAGCTAAAATCAGTTGATAACAAAAGTTCCTTTTACAAAAAGGTGCTTgacgataaaaacaaaaaaacaaattttttccccacccctccttcttttgtttctttctcctcAAAGTTTTAAGACTTTCTTTCAGTTTCATCCGTTCCCTTGGCAGCACCGTCGTCGGATTCGTCGGAACAAGATCCAGCACCAGTCACTCGTAGTTTGATGCTGTTCTCGTCTTCACGAGAATGGCTTGTTATGTATATGCCAGTTGATCCGTTTTCGGAGGCTGAATCATCTGGAACAATGGAAGAAAGAGTAGCCGATGATGGCTGAACCGCAATCGAATTGCCGGGACCGACAACGTAGTCGGTATCGTCAGAATCCGAGTCGGAATCATCAAAACCTGGAGGCTCAGGACCTAAAAATATAACAAGTACCCTTAACAAAAGGCCCTTCATTTACAATTTCACAAAATGTATTTCTGTACCGTGTTCCACATCGATGGGGGCTCCTGGTGAAACATCTCTTCCGTGATGGATCGGATGGGCTGGCAAGTTATGGCTGGTTGGGACGATACCTGAATTGACATCTTCAATGGCTTTGCGCAACTATTATAAAGAAACACACAAATGACAAGTTATTAGAAAAACACATCTTTCGATTATTGCATTAAAATGAACGTACTTCTTTAAGTGACACGATTCCCATGAGTCTGCCAGTAGTTGTGACGTAAGCGTGGTTGACACCCAACAGCGAGAACATGGAGTGAACTTTGAGCAGTGAGGTGCGTTCAACAAGTTGAAAAGGAGCGGGATCGACGTGCGATTTATGGAAATCTACCGGTTGCATCATCTCGCTGTCTTCCCATTGCTTTTGTTCTTCCGGAGTCATGTCGATCACTCTCTCCCTCGGCTGattaatgaatcaattaattaacaTTGACTTTGAAATTATATAATGGCATTAATTAGTTACCAGTGTGACTTTCTTGAAGGATGTAGGACTGGTCGGCAATGACGATCCACTACCACCCATGCCAGTGAAATCGAATTTGGACGAATCCAACATGGTAGACGATTTACGGATGAAAGCGCCAATAGCCGCCCGGAATTTACTAATCATACAAAAAGCGGAATTAATAGAGGAATAaagatttacatttttttaaatgcattttCTTACCTTCCTTCAGCTCCAGTGACGGTAGAATATGGCGTCAAGGAAGGAGTGGCCATCGGGCCAGCAAATTTCAACGTTTGTGAATTTGTTCGCTTGAGAATGGACTTTTGAGGTCGACTGCCCAAGTAGGCTCTCTGTTGAAAACATAATCAAATTTGCGGTTAACTCTAATCACACTGGGAATTCAATCCAGTCGTGCGTAGTAAAATTTCACATACGTCTTCAATATCGCCAGATTGAACGGAGCTGGGAGTCATTGGATCGGATCCAGGTGATTGCTCTTGTGGCTGGTCATCGACGCTGGCCAACATTTCCGGCGTCTTGACTACCTCAAATCGAGATGGCCGCCTTGCAACAGGTTTCTTGCTGGCGTCTTCGGTGGAAGGTCCTGCAGGCGGTGCCGGAAGTGCCAGACTGACTCTGCTGAAGGGCGGGGGATCCAGCTGCAATGTCGTCATGGCGTCCTCGTACattctaaaatttaaaaaaatttgctcaGCTGTAACAAAAACGGCTAAATTAAATTGCATTTACCTGACTCGCGCTTCCTTTTGCCTCTTGGCGGCTATTTGCAAGCGACGGTCGCGGCCGATTTGTCTCTCGATAAGACCAATCAGTTCCGTTCGCTGAATGGAACCCAGCAAAATCATGCTATCTGTGAGAAGAGATGATAACACCAGAGTTAAATAAAAGTGTTCAGATTGTaattaaatgtattttttacgTGCCTGGATTATCGACTAGCGGGAAGGCACGGACACGTCGGCTTTCGCGAATGTGATTCTTCAATTCTTTATAGGACATGCCGTTGTAGATGTATTTGATATTTCGGACCATGAAATCCTCGACGAAAATACTGTAGGCAGCTGTTGAGATGTTCAACTTGTTAGATAACAGCCCCAGTTGACAGgtataaatgaataataagAGACGTACCACTGCTGGACGAGATAATGTCGGGCAAGTAAGGCAGTTTCTTGATCATGATGATTGAATCGTAGAGAGACGGTTGGAGGAGAGTCGAAATGGCGTTGGCTACCAAAACGGCAATCATAACGGGGATGATGTGGCGAATTTGGCCCGTCATTTCCGAAATGACGACGCAAATGGAAATCGAATGGGTCAAACCGGCAGAGAAAGCTGCGGCTCCCACAATGGCGTAACCTCCTGCggcagaaaaatgttttccgtGAATTTGCGAGttccataaaagaaaaaaatgtaattgttTGTTCAAAATTGTACCCGGTAAAATGGGCGACAAGGCGCCGCCAATGCGAACACCTTCCGGGAACCAGAGGTGCATGGCCTCGCCGATCATGCGACCGAAAGCGGCCCCCATTTTGAAAATGGGAATGACAGTACCAGACGGAACAGGCAACGTGGAAGCCCAAATGGTGGTGAAAAACTAATGGAGAAACCAAGGGAAATTTAGAGCAGCCATAATAAGTCAACCGCAAAAATGAGACAGCAAATAAGTGAAAACTTACAGTGACCAACATGTAAAGGCTCAAGTTGACAAAGATACTGCAGCTATCCGTGACCCAATGGGAGACAATTTCCGCTTGTTCAACCGTCAAGTCATCGCTGACCCAAGTGAAATTGGAGAAGAGGTGCAAAATCTGCGTGCGAGTCGACAATGTCGAGGCGAGAAACTGACCCAATCCCAGTGGGAAGTGCAAGGTGGTGATCAAGAGTGACATCAGACCAGGATAGATGAAACGACTGATGATGATCAAAAGCATAAAATTACAACATGTTATTCAATCCTTTGGCGAATGAAAACTCACTTTTTCTGCAAGAAGGAACTGATCCTTTTGTTCTTTCGCATAAACAGAACGTATCGGCGATGGAACAAGATGAAAGCCGCTCCACATAGTCCACCAAAAGCACTATAGTGTattaaaagaaacattttaaaaaattgtattcaaataaataatttcgaaAATTGAATTACCCAACGAGAGCGTAGATGAAAAGCTCCTGGGGATCGTAAGGAAAGTCAACGTGATAATCCGTTCCAAAAATGGCCGTCAAGGTAtctgtgaaaaataaaaactcttaTTTAGAAAATGATCATAAAAACGACGTCGagttaataaatttataccttcATTGGAGAACCAATAAGCCTGgtttccaaaaaaagaaaaagaaagcaagTTATTAAAAAACACATCCGTAACGAAATAGTAATACTTTATTTTTACCATGAGCCTGAACATGAGAGCCCCGAAAACGGCAGAGAAGAACCCACGCCAGTAATTACGAATGGCGAAGTAAACGGATGTTACTTCAATACTGAACAGCACGcctattttatatttataagaTTTCCGGTTATTCATGTGATTGCaagaaaatatgaataatCCGCTATAAAAAGACTGACCTCCGATGGGAGCACCGAAATTGCACGAGACACCCACAGCGCAAGCAGCGGCCAACATTTCGCTGTTTCTCGATTCATTTTCGTAGATTCCTTTGAAGGATGTCACCATTTTGGACATGAGAGTGGCGACGATACTGGCAATATGCACCAGGGGACCCTGCGGAATGTCAAAACggaacc
Proteins encoded in this window:
- the LOC124340480 gene encoding chloride channel protein 2-like isoform X2; its protein translation is MATSDQIQGEMELGYQHTLMYGRYSRSLGEYARQQAAELREAEKNRKKEEKQRSKELRTYRGKWTSRFLRVISFIWRHTFAKIGEDWVFLALLGIIVAMFSYIMDYGIVMCNNARVWMYRDLTTNPFLQYLAWICLPVFLVLFSAGFVHILAPQAIGSGIPEMKTILRGVVLKEYLTFRTGVAKVVALTAALGSGMPLGKEGPLVHIASIVATLMSKMVTSFKGIYENESRNSEMLAAACAVGVSCNFGAPIGGVLFSIEVTSVYFAIRNYWRGFFSAVFGALMFRLMAYWFSNEDTLTAIFGTDYHVDFPYDPQELFIYALVGAFGGLCGAAFILFHRRYVLFMRKNKRISSFLQKNRFIYPGLMSLLITTLHFPLGLGQFLASTLSTRTQILHLFSNFTWVSDDLTVEQAEIVSHWVTDSCSIFVNLSLYMLVTFFTTIWASTLPVPSGTVIPIFKMGAAFGRMIGEAMHLWFPEGVRIGGALSPILPGGYAIVGAAAFSAGLTHSISICVVISEMTGQIRHIIPVMIAVLVANAISTLLQPSLYDSIIMIKKLPYLPDIISSSSAAYSIFVEDFMVRNIKYIYNGMSYKELKNHIRESRRVRAFPLVDNPDSMILLGSIQRTELIGLIERQIGRDRRLQIAAKRQKEARVRMYEDAMTTLQLDPPPFSRVSLALPAPPAGPSTEDASKKPVARRPSRFEVVKTPEMLASVDDQPQEQSPGSDPMTPSSVQSGDIEDRAYLGSRPQKSILKRTNSQTLKFAGPMATPSLTPYSTVTGAEGSKFRAAIGAFIRKSSTMLDSSKFDFTGMGGSGSSLPTSPTSFKKVTLPRERVIDMTPEEQKQWEDSEMMQPVDFHKSHVDPAPFQLVERTSLLKVHSMFSLLGVNHAYVTTTGRLMGIVSLKELRKAIEDVNSGIVPTSHNLPAHPIHHGRDVSPGAPIDVEHGPEPPGFDDSDSDSDDTDYVVGPGNSIAVQPSSATLSSIVPDDSASENGSTGIYITSHSREDENSIKLRVTGAGSCSDESDDGAAKGTDETERKS
- the LOC124340480 gene encoding chloride channel protein 2-like isoform X1, translating into MWPSPKCDIMNRNPELVDIDSNFNYVFTMMYGRYSRSLGEYARQQAAELREAEKNRKKEEKQRSKELRTYRGKWTSRFLRVISFIWRHTFAKIGEDWVFLALLGIIVAMFSYIMDYGIVMCNNARVWMYRDLTTNPFLQYLAWICLPVFLVLFSAGFVHILAPQAIGSGIPEMKTILRGVVLKEYLTFRTGVAKVVALTAALGSGMPLGKEGPLVHIASIVATLMSKMVTSFKGIYENESRNSEMLAAACAVGVSCNFGAPIGGVLFSIEVTSVYFAIRNYWRGFFSAVFGALMFRLMAYWFSNEDTLTAIFGTDYHVDFPYDPQELFIYALVGAFGGLCGAAFILFHRRYVLFMRKNKRISSFLQKNRFIYPGLMSLLITTLHFPLGLGQFLASTLSTRTQILHLFSNFTWVSDDLTVEQAEIVSHWVTDSCSIFVNLSLYMLVTFFTTIWASTLPVPSGTVIPIFKMGAAFGRMIGEAMHLWFPEGVRIGGALSPILPGGYAIVGAAAFSAGLTHSISICVVISEMTGQIRHIIPVMIAVLVANAISTLLQPSLYDSIIMIKKLPYLPDIISSSSAAYSIFVEDFMVRNIKYIYNGMSYKELKNHIRESRRVRAFPLVDNPDSMILLGSIQRTELIGLIERQIGRDRRLQIAAKRQKEARVRMYEDAMTTLQLDPPPFSRVSLALPAPPAGPSTEDASKKPVARRPSRFEVVKTPEMLASVDDQPQEQSPGSDPMTPSSVQSGDIEDRAYLGSRPQKSILKRTNSQTLKFAGPMATPSLTPYSTVTGAEGSKFRAAIGAFIRKSSTMLDSSKFDFTGMGGSGSSLPTSPTSFKKVTLPRERVIDMTPEEQKQWEDSEMMQPVDFHKSHVDPAPFQLVERTSLLKVHSMFSLLGVNHAYVTTTGRLMGIVSLKELRKAIEDVNSGIVPTSHNLPAHPIHHGRDVSPGAPIDVEHGPEPPGFDDSDSDSDDTDYVVGPGNSIAVQPSSATLSSIVPDDSASENGSTGIYITSHSREDENSIKLRVTGAGSCSDESDDGAAKGTDETERKS
- the LOC124340460 gene encoding chloride channel protein 2-like, translating into MATDEKTQTSSCELEMGYQTTVMYGRYTRSLGEYAREQAAELRELQKNNKREEKIRNKELWSYRGKWTSRLFRVVSYTWRHTFAKIGEDWIFLALLGSIMALLSYIMDYGVNLCNTARMWMYFELTNDPAVRYLSWICLPVFLVLFSAGFVYLLAPQAIGSGIPEMKTILRGVVLKEYLTFRTGIAKIVALTAVLGSGMPLGKEGPLVHIASIVATLMSKLVTSFKGIYENESRNSEMLAAACAVGVSCNFAAPIGGVLFSIEVTSVYFAIRNYWRGFFSAVFGALMFRLLAYWLETEETLTAMFRTDFRVDFPYDPHELFIYALIGAFGGLSGALFVLCHRKYVLFMRKNKRISSFLQKNRFIYPAVVSLFIATLYFPPGLGQFLVSTLTTRQQIMSLFSNFTWMSDDLTAEQSEIVSHWTNEYSNIFVTLGIYMATTFFLTVLASTLPVPSGSLIPIFKIGAAFGRIIGEAMHLWFPEGIRIGSVISPILPGGYAIVGAAAFSAGVTHSISICVVVSEMTGQIQHIIPVLVAVLVSNAISTLLQPSLYDSIIMIKKLPYLPGIISSSSAAYDIFVEDFMNRNIKYIWNGMTYQELKTVIKDKPKIRSFPLVDNPRHMVLLGSIQRGELIELVKRHIGHDRRVKMAAQRQIEIQSRSFGHIIPINLDPPPCCRLGETEESSLTHDPAKQQQQQTSRFEVVKAPDDLGNGLITDTAIQRSSQHLQQLQLITLLPSPEPQTPVSIQSTETDEEAQPRKSILKKGNRFSSIRSKSSQQTIQTTPNSTITGSEGSKFRQAIGAFIRKSSANGGIFNFATATSPPTSPSPFKNVGVSHKLNDMTPEEKKEWEESEMLKPVDFHKCHVDPAPFQLVERTSLLKVHSMFSLLGVNRAYVTTIGRLIGIVSLSEVSGNTHGLSQK